The Haladaptatus paucihalophilus DX253 nucleotide sequence ACCGGCGTTGATTTCGGGGACGGTTCGAGACGACGCGAACGTCCGGGCGAGCCGTCGATAGTGGTCGTCCGTCGCGCGGCCGCGGAGTCCGGGAGTCCGCTCTATCAGGTCGGCATGGGCGGCGATGTCGAACAGCTCTGACTCGACGAGGGCGGAGAGGGTCTCGAAATAGCGGTCCACGATACCGTCCAACTCGTCGTCGGACATGTTCTCGAAGTTCGAGGGGACCTGCACGTTCATCTCGGCGATGTCGTGGACGCTGCCAATGGTGTAATCGAAGTCGGCCCGCTCAAAGAAGTCGCGTATTTCGGCCTCGTCGCGGGGGTCGTAGTCCATTTCGACGGCATCGTAAATCTCGACGTCGGCGTCCTCGCGCAACGATTCGATGGCGCGCCGACGGCGTTCGTAGGTGACGTCCAGATTGAATCCCCTCGCCGCGCGGACGTCCTTCGTGTACTCGCGCGAGGAGACGGTGCAATGGTCGGTGACCCCGATTCCGTCGAGGCCCACCTCCTCGGCGGCGCGGACCATCCGGGAGAGAAACGTTCCGTCGGAGTAATTCGAGTGGGTGTGAAAATCTCGCATTCGATGGAAACGTGGACGAGGACGGATATAAAATCCGCTGGCGATGTCGGTGGAAGTGTCGGAAAGTGGCGGAGGCGACAATACATCACCCGACGATACGAGTGAGCGGCCGTCGTGGAGGATTGGTCAATGGGTCAACTAGTACACGAGGCGAACGATGCGGACGGTTTTTCCGTTCTCCGTCGGTAGGTTCATCCAATGCGTACCCGAACGGTGGCGGTCGTCGCGGTCCTCCTCTTCTCCCTCGTCGGTGCCGGGGCGTACGCCGTCATGCAGCCGAATCAGCGGGGCCAACTGACCGAAAAGTGGGTCTCCGATACCTCGCGGAACACGGTCGGGAATCATCACGTTCCGGCGGTCGCGGAAATCGACGGATCGAAGCGAATCGTCGTCTCGGTCAACGTCGAGCAGAACGACGGCACGTGCTCGCTCGTGGAGATGGACGCGAACGGGACGAAAGGGTGGCAGGAGGAGATGCCGACGGAGAACTGTAACATCCACGGCTACGGCGACCCCATCTTCGCGGACTACGACGGCGACGGCACCCAAGACGTGCTGGTCGCGACGACCGAGGACAAAGTGCTCGGATTCACCTCGGCGGGGAAACAGGAGTTCGCGGGGAACCTCTCGTGGTGGGGTTACACCAAACCCATCGTGACCGACTTCACGACGGACCCCGGCAAGGAAATCGTCGTCACGGACCTGAACGGGACCGTCTTCGTCTACTCGGCGGACGGAAGCCTCGTCTGGCGGAAACACATCGAGAACTCGGCCACCGTCGTGGCCGCACCGGCCGTCGCGGATTTCGACGGGGACGGCGCGCCGGAACTCGCCGTCGGGGAGAAAAAGGTCACCGTGTTCGAACGGGACGGGAGCGTGAAGTGGCAGACGGGAACCGCCGGGAGCGTTAACTGGATGACGACCGCCCAAACCGACGGCGACCCCGCGGTCGAAATCGTCGCGGGAACGTTCGACGGTCACGTCACGGTCATCGACGGGAAGACGGGCGATAAACAATGGTCGAAGTCGTTCGGGCGGATGGCCGCCGTGAAAGCCGTCGGCGACGGTGACGGCGACGGACAAGTGGAGGTGTACGCGTCCACGCTACAGGAGGAAGGGGACACCGACATCGGAAAGCTCAGGGCGCTCGACGCGAGCGACGGGAGCGTCGAGTGGACGACGACGCTGAGCACCGAGGACGTGCAGACGATGCCGCCGTCGATGCTCGGGGACCTGAACGGGGACGGAAACAAAGAACTGGTCGCGGTCACCGAGACCGGTAGCGTGTCGGTCATCAATCCGGACAACGGGGCCGTCCTCGCGAGCTACGAGCGTAACGTGCCCATCTGGACCCACGTCAAACTGGCCGACATCGACGGTGACGGGAACCAAGAGATACTGGCCGTCTACGGCGACGGACGAGTCGTCGCGATGGGTTACAGCGAAAAATAGCGAAAGAAGTAGCGAATCGACCGGAAGACGCTACGCCGACCGGTATCGCGGCACCGACAGCGCGTTTTTCAGCGGGAGATAGGCGTAGACGTGTTCGGTACCCAACGAGCCGACGCGGGGGAGTTTGCCGCCCTCGGGAGTGAGGCTGTGGGCCAGCGTGTAACAGAGCGCGTAGTTCAGCCGGAAGCTATCCCGAACCATCGTCTCCGGGAACGCCGTCGTCAGTCCCTCGAAGACGTCTCGGCCGCGCTCTTCGGCCGTCGCACAGCCGGGTTCGGGGAAGAACTTGCGCGAGAAGAAGGCGTAGGCGTGCGGGTCCTCGAAGAAGTCGGGGAGGATGTCCGTAATCGAGGCCCCTCGGGCACCGATTCGGTCCTCGCGGATGCACGAAAGCGCCTCGACGGACCGCACTTCCGGCGCTGGTGCCTCCGGCGAGCGGTCCATGAACGCGTCGATACAGCACTCGGGGTAGCCGTGGAGGCCGCCCTGATAGCGTTCGAACTCGCGTTCGGTGTCCTCCACGACGCCGACGACGTTTCGGCGGATTATCTCCCCGGCGTCCGGCGCGTCGCCCTCGCGGAAGAAGTACGCCCGGAGGCCGAAGTCGATGCCGTTCCCGCCGGTCCGGACGAACTCGGGCACGGTGAGGCAGTCGCCGGGGAACGCCGACCGAAGCCGCTTCGTTTCGGGCATCGACCGGTACGTTTCGTGGACGTTGTTCGCCGCGTGTTCGAGCGTCCCGACGGACAGCGAGTTCAAGTGTATCGAGGCGTTCTGGACGATTTCGTAGGATTCTTCGAGCGCCGCGATTCGGTCCGTGAAGGACGCGCTGTCGAGGTTTCGGAGCACGGAGAGTTGGTTTTCGAAGTAGAGGTCGCTCATCTGGATGCTCGCACCGTCCTTGCGTCCCACGAGGACGGGCGCGGTTTCGAGCGCGGCGAATGCGGGAAGCGACGAGAGCGCCGTCGCGTCGAACGATGACGAAGACATGGCTGTGGGTTACCGGCACGGCCGCAAATACATTCTGGGTCGCAAAGCCGCGGGCGTGGTCCGGCGAGAATCGCGCGGCGAAGAACCGCAGTTGCTTTTCCCGTTCGGCTACTACGGGCGCACAATGAACGGTGGACTCGGGGGGCGTTTCGGAATCGGGCGACGGTTCCGAATCGCGCTCACAGCCCTTCTCGCGGTCGGACTGGTGTCGGGGGTGGCGAGCGCACACCAAGTCCCGAGCGAGAAGTTCGCCTCGCCGCTTCCGCTGTCGCTGCTGTTTCTCGGTGCGGGCGCGACCGTCGCGCTGACGGCGGGGTGGCTCGCGTTCACCGAGCGGACGCCCGCGGAGGGGACGCGCCGGACCCGCGTTCTCACCGTCCCGGCGTCGATTTCGACCCCGATTCGGGTCGGGGTTCGGCTCGTCTTCTTCGCCGGGTTCGCCGCCGCGCTGGGTCTCGGCGTCGTCGGGCGACAGGTGCCGGTGGAGAACTTCGCAACCGTGTTCGTGTGGCCGGTCTGGTTCCGCGGGGTCGCCCTCCTCTCGATTCTCCTCGGGACGGTGTGGGCCGTCCTCTCGCCGTGGCGAACCTTCTACGACGGAC carries:
- a CDS encoding PHP domain-containing protein, which translates into the protein MRDFHTHSNYSDGTFLSRMVRAAEEVGLDGIGVTDHCTVSSREYTKDVRAARGFNLDVTYERRRRAIESLREDADVEIYDAVEMDYDPRDEAEIRDFFERADFDYTIGSVHDIAEMNVQVPSNFENMSDDELDGIVDRYFETLSALVESELFDIAAHADLIERTPGLRGRATDDHYRRLARTFASSRTVPEINAGRALTDAGIVHPAERFFTILREYDVPFTVGSDSHSPEQLRHRRDFFDDHLETLDIEPIAPPGFHD
- a CDS encoding FG-GAP-like repeat-containing protein, which produces MRTRTVAVVAVLLFSLVGAGAYAVMQPNQRGQLTEKWVSDTSRNTVGNHHVPAVAEIDGSKRIVVSVNVEQNDGTCSLVEMDANGTKGWQEEMPTENCNIHGYGDPIFADYDGDGTQDVLVATTEDKVLGFTSAGKQEFAGNLSWWGYTKPIVTDFTTDPGKEIVVTDLNGTVFVYSADGSLVWRKHIENSATVVAAPAVADFDGDGAPELAVGEKKVTVFERDGSVKWQTGTAGSVNWMTTAQTDGDPAVEIVAGTFDGHVTVIDGKTGDKQWSKSFGRMAAVKAVGDGDGDGQVEVYASTLQEEGDTDIGKLRALDASDGSVEWTTTLSTEDVQTMPPSMLGDLNGDGNKELVAVTETGSVSVINPDNGAVLASYERNVPIWTHVKLADIDGDGNQEILAVYGDGRVVAMGYSEK